A genomic stretch from Thermomonospora umbrina includes:
- a CDS encoding DEAD/DEAH box helicase, whose amino-acid sequence MPPAFPERAAWGTASSLRAWQEQALAAYFAPAHESGPRDFLAVATPGAGKTTFALRLAKELIERKVVQAITVVCPTEHLKRQWAESAARVGLKIDPEYQNGQGRLGKEFQGLAATYATIAARPALHRNRTEMQKTLVILDEVHHAGDGLSWGDAIREAFEPATRRVGLSGTPFRTDINPIPFVQYEEGPDGIRRSRADYTYGYGPALADGVVRPVIFLAYAGEMRWRTRAGDELTAALGEPLTQDQTAQAWRAALDPKGDWIGQVIAAADRRLTEVRRGMPDAGGLVIATDHEAARAYAKMIRAVCGEGATIVLSDDPTASKKIKQFGESEDRWMVAVRMVSEGVDIPRLAVGVYATSTSTPLFFAQAVGRFVRSRRRGETASVFLPSVPTLMGHAAEMETERDHVLDRPRREGDGLDDDLLKEANRRQDSPDVGEEVPFETVEASATFDRVLYDGGEFGTHAVPGSAEEEEYLGIPGLLEPEEVTKLLRRRQAEQLAAQRKKKTGDPALDRRTDTTAAEDLHALRDQLNGLVGAWSHRTGKPHGVIHNELRNACGGPRVPQAGAEEIISRIAKIREWAAKRR is encoded by the coding sequence ATGCCCCCCGCCTTCCCCGAGCGAGCAGCATGGGGGACCGCGTCGTCCCTGCGCGCCTGGCAGGAGCAGGCACTGGCGGCGTACTTCGCCCCCGCGCACGAGAGCGGTCCGCGCGACTTCCTGGCGGTCGCGACCCCCGGCGCCGGCAAGACCACCTTCGCCCTCCGGCTGGCCAAGGAGCTGATCGAACGCAAGGTCGTGCAAGCCATCACCGTGGTGTGCCCCACCGAGCACCTCAAGCGGCAGTGGGCCGAGTCGGCGGCCCGGGTGGGCCTCAAGATCGACCCCGAATATCAGAACGGTCAGGGGAGGCTCGGCAAGGAGTTCCAGGGCCTCGCCGCCACCTACGCGACCATCGCCGCCCGCCCGGCCCTGCACCGCAACCGCACCGAGATGCAGAAGACGCTGGTGATCCTCGACGAGGTCCACCACGCCGGCGACGGACTGTCGTGGGGCGACGCCATCCGTGAGGCGTTCGAGCCGGCGACCCGACGGGTGGGGCTGTCCGGCACCCCCTTCCGCACCGACATCAACCCGATCCCGTTCGTCCAGTACGAGGAGGGCCCGGACGGCATCCGCCGCAGCCGCGCCGACTACACCTACGGGTACGGGCCCGCGCTGGCCGACGGCGTCGTCCGGCCGGTCATCTTCCTGGCGTACGCGGGGGAGATGCGCTGGCGCACGCGGGCGGGCGACGAGTTGACCGCCGCCCTCGGCGAGCCCCTCACCCAGGACCAGACCGCCCAGGCGTGGCGCGCCGCGCTCGACCCCAAGGGCGACTGGATCGGGCAGGTGATCGCGGCGGCCGACCGGCGGCTCACCGAGGTCCGCCGGGGGATGCCCGACGCGGGCGGGCTGGTGATCGCCACCGACCACGAGGCCGCCCGGGCGTACGCCAAGATGATCCGGGCCGTCTGCGGTGAGGGCGCCACCATCGTGCTGTCCGACGACCCCACCGCCAGCAAGAAGATCAAGCAGTTCGGCGAGTCCGAGGACCGCTGGATGGTGGCCGTCCGGATGGTCTCCGAGGGGGTCGACATCCCCCGGCTGGCCGTCGGCGTCTACGCCACCAGCACCTCGACGCCGCTGTTCTTCGCGCAGGCCGTGGGCCGTTTCGTGCGGTCCCGCCGGCGCGGCGAGACCGCCTCGGTGTTCCTGCCCTCGGTGCCGACCCTGATGGGGCACGCGGCGGAGATGGAGACCGAGCGCGACCACGTCCTCGATCGACCCCGCCGCGAGGGCGACGGCCTCGACGACGACCTGCTCAAGGAGGCCAACCGCCGGCAGGACAGCCCGGACGTGGGCGAGGAGGTGCCGTTCGAGACCGTCGAGGCGTCCGCGACGTTCGACCGGGTGCTCTACGACGGCGGCGAGTTCGGCACCCACGCGGTGCCCGGCTCGGCCGAGGAGGAGGAGTATCTCGGCATCCCCGGGCTGTTGGAGCCCGAGGAGGTCACCAAGCTGCTGCGGCGTCGCCAGGCCGAGCAGCTCGCCGCCCAGCGCAAGAAGAAGACCGGCGACCCCGCCCTGGACCGGCGGACCGACACCACCGCCGCCGAGGACCTGCACGCCCTGCGCGACCAGCTCAACGGCCTGGTCGGCGCGTGGAGCCACCGCACGGGCAAGCCGCACGGCGTCATCCACAACGAGCTGCGCAACGCCTGCGGCGGGCCGCGCGTCCCGCAGGCCGGCGCCGAGGAGATCATCAGCCGGATCGCCAAGATCCGCGAGTGGGCCGCCAAGCGCCGCTGA
- a CDS encoding gluconokinase, whose amino-acid sequence MADEAGPTVVIVAGVSGSGKTTVGRLLAGHLGWDFADADDFHPLDNVSNMRRGIPLSDVDRLPWLRDLAAWIEVRLTSGTPGVLACSLLKRAYRDLVIRDPRQVRLVYLNGDRDVIERRVTERKGHFFAAHMLDSQYRDLEPPGPDEHPIRASVRHTPEESVREIVRALALR is encoded by the coding sequence GTGGCTGACGAGGCGGGACCGACCGTCGTCATCGTCGCGGGCGTCTCCGGGAGCGGCAAGACCACCGTGGGCCGGCTGTTGGCCGGGCACCTCGGCTGGGACTTCGCCGACGCCGACGACTTCCACCCCCTCGACAACGTGTCGAACATGCGGCGCGGCATCCCGCTCTCCGACGTCGACCGGCTGCCCTGGCTGCGCGACCTGGCCGCCTGGATCGAGGTGCGGCTGACGTCGGGGACCCCCGGCGTGCTGGCCTGTTCCCTGCTCAAGCGGGCCTACCGCGATCTGGTGATCCGGGATCCGCGGCAGGTCAGGCTGGTCTACCTGAACGGCGACCGCGACGTCATCGAGCGCCGCGTGACCGAGCGCAAGGGCCACTTCTTCGCCGCCCACATGCTCGACAGCCAGTACCGCGACCTGGAGCCCCCGGGGCCCGACGAGCACCCGATCCGGGCCTCGGTGCGCCACACCCCGGAGGAGAGCGTGCGGGAGATCGTCCGCGCGCTCGCATTGCGCTGA
- a CDS encoding nicotinamidase: MGKALVIIDVQNDFCEGGSLPVGGGADVASAISRHLAAHAGPAGDYAHIVATRDFHLDPGAHFSDEPNFVDTWPPHCLIGTPGADFHPGLSLAPIEAVFSKGRTAAAYSGFEGDSDDGTSLGDWLRGREVTDVDLVGIATDHCVRATALDAIRAGFRTRVLLDLTAGVAPATTDAALALMREEGVALTGAPVLRG, from the coding sequence ATGGGCAAAGCACTCGTCATCATCGACGTGCAGAACGACTTCTGTGAGGGCGGCTCGCTGCCGGTCGGCGGCGGCGCGGACGTGGCGTCCGCCATCTCCCGCCATCTCGCGGCCCACGCCGGCCCGGCCGGCGACTACGCGCACATCGTGGCCACGCGGGACTTCCACCTCGACCCGGGCGCGCACTTCTCCGACGAGCCGAACTTCGTGGACACCTGGCCGCCGCACTGCCTGATCGGCACGCCGGGCGCCGACTTCCATCCCGGCCTCAGCCTCGCGCCCATCGAGGCGGTGTTCAGCAAGGGCCGGACCGCGGCGGCCTACAGCGGCTTCGAGGGCGACTCCGACGACGGCACGAGCCTCGGGGACTGGCTGCGCGGGCGCGAGGTGACGGACGTGGACCTGGTCGGCATCGCCACCGACCACTGCGTGCGCGCCACCGCCCTCGACGCGATCCGCGCCGGGTTCCGCACCCGGGTGCTGCTCGACCTCACGGCCGGGGTCGCGCCCGCCACCACCGACGCCGCCCTCGCCCTGATGCGCGAGGAGGGTGTCGCGCTCACCGGCGCACCGGTGCTCCGTGGCTGA
- a CDS encoding nicotinate phosphoribosyltransferase — protein MVHTPVRSLPLVDLGYSTALLTDRYELTMLQAALQSGTADRRAVFEVFARRLPNGRRYGVVAGVGRLLDAIAAFRFDGPALEFLTSRNVVDEPTAAWLADYRFTGDVRGYPEGECFFPESPIMVVEGTFGEAVLLETLVLSVLNHDCAIASAASRMVNAAAGRPLIEMGSRRTHEHAAVASARAAYLAGFATTSNLEAGRLHGVPTSGTSAHAFTLLHDGERHAFEAQLASLGAATTLLVDTYDVERAVRTAVELAGPALGAVRIDSGDLGTVAREVRALLDSLGATDTRIVVTGDLDEYGIAGLAAAPVDGYGVGTSLVTGSGAPTASLVYKLVARADSAEPDAPMRPVAKRSVGKPTRGGRKSATRRMDGHGVACAEVVSIGEPAVGPRDRPLTVPLVRAGEVVGAEPLKAARARHAAAIRELPATALQLSGGEPAIPTEFQEA, from the coding sequence ATGGTGCACACACCGGTCCGTAGTCTTCCACTTGTGGACCTTGGTTACAGTACGGCGCTCCTGACCGACCGGTACGAATTGACGATGTTGCAGGCCGCTTTGCAAAGCGGAACGGCGGATCGGCGCGCGGTGTTCGAGGTCTTCGCGCGGCGTTTGCCGAACGGTCGTCGGTACGGGGTGGTCGCGGGGGTCGGACGGTTGCTGGACGCCATTGCGGCGTTCCGTTTCGATGGGCCCGCCTTGGAGTTCCTGACCTCGCGGAACGTGGTCGACGAGCCGACCGCCGCATGGCTGGCCGATTATCGGTTCACCGGTGACGTCCGGGGTTATCCGGAGGGCGAGTGCTTCTTCCCCGAGTCGCCGATCATGGTGGTCGAGGGCACGTTCGGCGAGGCGGTGCTGCTGGAGACGCTGGTGCTGTCGGTCCTCAACCACGACTGCGCCATCGCCTCCGCCGCGTCCCGGATGGTCAATGCCGCCGCCGGGCGTCCGCTGATCGAGATGGGATCGCGGCGCACCCACGAGCACGCGGCGGTCGCCTCGGCCCGCGCCGCCTACCTGGCCGGGTTCGCGACCACCTCCAACCTGGAGGCGGGCCGCCTGCACGGGGTCCCCACCTCGGGGACGAGCGCGCACGCGTTCACGCTGCTGCACGACGGCGAGCGGCACGCGTTCGAGGCGCAGTTGGCGTCCCTCGGCGCGGCGACGACGCTGCTGGTCGACACCTACGACGTGGAACGCGCGGTGCGCACGGCCGTGGAGCTGGCCGGTCCGGCGCTGGGCGCGGTCCGGATCGACAGCGGCGACCTGGGGACGGTGGCCCGCGAGGTCCGCGCGCTGCTCGACTCGCTCGGCGCGACCGACACGCGGATCGTGGTGACAGGCGACCTCGACGAGTACGGCATCGCGGGTCTGGCCGCCGCCCCGGTGGACGGGTACGGCGTCGGAACGTCGCTGGTGACGGGGTCGGGCGCGCCGACGGCCTCGCTGGTCTACAAGCTGGTGGCGCGGGCGGACTCGGCGGAGCCGGACGCGCCGATGCGGCCGGTGGCCAAACGGTCGGTGGGCAAGCCGACCCGGGGCGGCCGCAAGTCGGCGACGCGCCGGATGGACGGCCACGGGGTCGCCTGCGCCGAGGTCGTCTCGATCGGCGAGCCGGCGGTGGGCCCGCGCGACCGGCCGCTGACGGTCCCGCTGGTGCGGGCCGGCGAGGTCGTCGGCGCGGAGCCGCTGAAGGCGGCCAGGGCGCGGCACGCCGCCGCGATCCGGGAGCTGCCCGCCACGGCCCTCCAACTGTCCGGCGGCGAGCCCGCCATCCCCACCGAGTTCCAGGAGGCCTGA
- the clpS gene encoding ATP-dependent Clp protease adapter ClpS yields MTAPAPTELDRPSSEEDRRPDLPWLALVWNDPINLMSYVTYVFQTVFGYPKAKAEKLMLDVHHKGRAVVASGTREEMERDVEILHSYGLWATVKRDD; encoded by the coding sequence ATGACCGCGCCCGCGCCGACCGAGCTGGACCGGCCGAGTTCCGAGGAGGACCGGCGGCCCGATCTGCCGTGGCTGGCGTTGGTGTGGAACGACCCCATCAACCTGATGTCGTACGTCACGTACGTGTTCCAGACGGTGTTCGGCTACCCCAAGGCCAAGGCGGAGAAGCTGATGCTCGACGTCCACCACAAGGGGCGCGCCGTCGTGGCCAGCGGCACCCGCGAGGAGATGGAGCGGGACGTGGAGATCCTGCACTCCTACGGCCTGTGGGCCACCGTCAAGCGCGACGACTGA
- a CDS encoding DUF2017 domain-containing protein, translating to MSEVERVADGVRLRLEPEEAALVGALVEQLLRLLGEPDPADDPLAAALGISENAVTPDDPVLARLFPDGYREDDGAAREFRRYTEVGLRDGKREAAETVLDSLRPGRDVVLDADAAQAWLRAVNDLRLALGTQLDITEEWYEEAAEMDPDDPRFARFVAYDWLTMLQESLIRAVW from the coding sequence ATGAGCGAGGTCGAGCGGGTGGCCGACGGCGTCCGGCTGCGGTTGGAGCCGGAGGAGGCGGCGCTGGTCGGGGCGTTGGTCGAGCAGTTGCTGCGGCTGCTGGGCGAGCCCGACCCCGCCGACGACCCGCTGGCGGCCGCGCTCGGGATCTCCGAGAACGCCGTGACCCCCGACGACCCGGTGCTGGCGCGGCTGTTCCCCGACGGGTACCGCGAGGACGACGGGGCGGCGCGGGAGTTCCGCCGCTACACCGAGGTGGGCCTGCGGGACGGCAAGCGCGAGGCCGCCGAGACCGTTCTCGACTCCTTGCGCCCTGGCCGCGACGTCGTCCTGGACGCCGACGCGGCGCAGGCGTGGCTCCGGGCCGTCAACGACCTGCGGCTTGCCCTCGGCACCCAACTCGACATCACCGAGGAGTGGTACGAGGAGGCGGCCGAGATGGACCCGGACGACCCGCGCTTCGCCCGGTTCGTGGCCTATGACTGGCTCACCATGCTCCAGGAGAGTCTCATCCGCGCCGTGTGGTGA
- a CDS encoding MEDS domain-containing protein → MSSTPWGDDPPPDDGSTHPTDDPPAGPPGPVEIAYKPVGAMTFGDHLCLSYDSDRERRAVLAAYLRDGLAADHKVIYLSDDRPAEVVLAWLAADPGVGGLDLSAALADGRLVVRTAEEAYMATGLFDPDEIIALMATEIELALVQGFRGVRLTGEETFSLRGWPGTERFAEFERKIDQVFHTSRVDAMAICQYDRRWFGGPLLRDLESCHRGRVRIDDHFDNGTLRITPTFTPPGLVLAGAIDESTCPAVLEALRTTGSRAGHICLDLSALEFCDMAGLRALVGAGRTSTGMERQVILREPPEHLAMMMRLAGWDSLPGVYVEEVAR, encoded by the coding sequence ATGTCCTCCACCCCGTGGGGGGACGACCCCCCTCCCGACGACGGCTCGACGCATCCGACCGACGACCCCCCCGCCGGACCCCCCGGGCCGGTCGAGATCGCGTACAAGCCGGTGGGCGCGATGACGTTCGGCGATCATCTGTGCCTGTCGTACGACAGCGACCGCGAGCGGCGGGCGGTGCTGGCCGCCTACCTCCGCGACGGCCTGGCCGCCGATCACAAGGTCATCTACCTGTCGGACGACCGTCCCGCCGAGGTCGTGCTGGCCTGGCTGGCCGCCGATCCGGGTGTCGGCGGTCTGGACCTGTCCGCGGCCCTGGCCGACGGCCGACTGGTGGTCCGCACGGCCGAGGAGGCGTACATGGCCACCGGGCTGTTCGACCCCGACGAGATCATCGCGCTGATGGCCACCGAGATCGAACTGGCCCTGGTGCAGGGCTTCCGCGGTGTCCGGCTCACCGGCGAGGAGACCTTCAGCCTGCGCGGCTGGCCGGGGACCGAGCGCTTCGCCGAGTTCGAGCGCAAGATCGACCAGGTGTTCCACACCTCCCGGGTCGACGCCATGGCCATCTGCCAGTACGACCGGCGCTGGTTCGGCGGGCCCCTCCTGCGGGACCTGGAGTCCTGTCATCGCGGGCGGGTGCGGATCGACGACCACTTCGACAACGGCACCCTCCGGATCACCCCCACCTTCACCCCGCCGGGGCTGGTGCTGGCCGGGGCCATCGACGAGTCCACCTGCCCGGCGGTCCTGGAGGCGCTGCGCACCACCGGGTCCCGCGCCGGGCACATCTGCCTGGACCTGTCCGCGCTGGAGTTCTGCGACATGGCCGGGCTGCGCGCGCTGGTCGGCGCGGGCCGCACGTCGACCGGCATGGAACGGCAGGTCATCCTGCGGGAGCCGCCCGAGCACCTGGCGATGATGATGCGGCTCGCCGGGTGGGACTCGCTGCCCGGCGTGTACGTGGAGGAGGTGGCCCGATGA
- a CDS encoding sensor histidine kinase, with translation MTRTDEVRAVSGRDVLVHRALAYGSVDELAGSAVPFLDEGVRLGDAVVVIAGARACDLLRERLGARAAAPIAFIDAEAWFQAPVQTLAAYHEHARRDWWPRGRLRLLAEPVWTGRSPLEIREWKRHEALLNVAFAGTPSVLCCAYDTRRLPPDVVADAFRTHPERITGGVVEASPLYTDPADFYAECNTVPLAPAPETGVAEHAFAGGGLPALRDRVAVEAARRGLPRDRILPLVTAVNEVATNIIRHGAGRGRLRLWADADEVVCDLIDPERALVDHFIGYRPPLPLQPGAGMWAVRRLCHIVEIRSGSAGTIVRLHTRLR, from the coding sequence ATGACGCGCACCGACGAGGTCCGGGCCGTCAGCGGGCGGGACGTCCTGGTCCACCGGGCGCTGGCGTACGGCTCGGTGGACGAGTTGGCCGGCTCCGCCGTGCCGTTCCTGGACGAGGGGGTCCGGCTGGGCGACGCCGTGGTGGTGATCGCCGGTGCGCGCGCCTGCGACCTGCTGCGCGAACGGCTCGGCGCACGGGCCGCCGCCCCCATCGCGTTCATCGACGCCGAGGCGTGGTTCCAGGCCCCGGTGCAGACCCTGGCCGCCTACCACGAGCACGCCCGGCGGGACTGGTGGCCGCGCGGGCGGCTCCGGCTGCTCGCCGAGCCGGTGTGGACGGGGCGCTCGCCGCTGGAGATCCGCGAGTGGAAACGCCATGAGGCCCTCCTCAACGTGGCGTTCGCCGGGACGCCGAGCGTCCTGTGCTGCGCCTACGACACGCGCCGACTGCCGCCGGACGTCGTCGCGGACGCGTTCCGCACCCATCCGGAACGGATCACGGGCGGCGTCGTGGAGGCCAGCCCCTTGTACACCGACCCGGCCGACTTCTACGCCGAGTGCAACACCGTGCCGCTCGCGCCGGCGCCGGAGACCGGTGTGGCCGAGCACGCGTTCGCCGGCGGCGGGCTGCCCGCCCTGCGCGATCGCGTCGCCGTCGAGGCCGCCCGCCGCGGCCTCCCCCGCGACCGGATCCTGCCCCTGGTGACGGCGGTCAACGAGGTGGCGACCAACATCATCCGGCACGGCGCCGGTCGCGGCCGACTGCGGCTGTGGGCCGACGCGGACGAGGTGGTGTGCGACCTGATCGACCCGGAACGGGCCCTGGTCGACCACTTCATCGGCTACCGCCCGCCGCTGCCGCTCCAGCCGGGGGCGGGCATGTGGGCGGTGCGCCGGCTCTGCCACATCGTGGAGATCCGGTCCGGCTCCGCCGGCACGATCGTCCGCCTGCACACCCGACTGCGGTAG
- a CDS encoding Mov34/MPN/PAD-1 family protein, giving the protein MLTIERALYDKIVAHARADHPDEACGIVAGAVGSDRPTRFVPMTNAERSPTFYRFDSMEQLRVWREMDDNDEEPVVVYHSHTATEAYPSRTDISYASEPNAHYVLVSTRDADTEEFRSFRIVDGEVTEEEVRVVEGH; this is encoded by the coding sequence ATGCTGACGATCGAACGCGCCCTCTATGACAAGATCGTTGCGCATGCGCGCGCGGACCACCCCGACGAGGCGTGCGGGATCGTGGCCGGGGCGGTCGGCTCCGACCGGCCGACCCGTTTCGTGCCGATGACGAACGCCGAGCGCTCGCCGACCTTCTACCGCTTCGACTCCATGGAGCAGCTCCGCGTGTGGCGGGAGATGGACGACAACGACGAGGAGCCGGTCGTCGTCTACCACTCCCACACCGCCACCGAGGCGTACCCGTCCCGCACCGACATCTCCTACGCCTCCGAGCCGAACGCGCACTACGTGCTGGTCTCCACCAGGGACGCCGACACCGAGGAGTTCCGCTCGTTCCGCATCGTGGACGGCGAGGTCACCGAAGAAGAGGTCCGGGTGGTGGAGGGTCACTGA
- a CDS encoding MoaD/ThiS family protein — MAIEVRIPTILRNLTDGAKAVEGKGGSLGELFADLDTRHPGLRDRLVDEKGLRKFVNVYLNDEDVRFLAGLDTEVSDGDTVTVLPAVAGGRR; from the coding sequence ATGGCGATCGAGGTACGGATCCCCACGATCCTGCGCAATCTGACCGACGGCGCCAAGGCCGTCGAAGGCAAGGGCGGCTCGCTCGGCGAGCTGTTCGCCGATCTCGACACCCGGCACCCCGGACTCCGCGACCGGCTGGTCGACGAGAAGGGGCTGCGCAAGTTCGTCAACGTCTACCTGAACGACGAGGACGTGCGCTTCCTCGCGGGTCTGGACACCGAGGTCTCCGACGGGGACACGGTGACCGTGCTGCCCGCGGTCGCCGGCGGCCGGCGGTAA
- a CDS encoding PLP-dependent cysteine synthase family protein, whose amino-acid sequence MRFDSLLDSLGRTPLVGLPRLSPSPEVRLWAKLEDRNPTGSVKDRPAFWMIAKAEKEGLLAPGRTILEPTSGNTGISLAMVARLRGYDIVCVMPENTSSERRQLLEMWGARIISSPAAGGSNEAVRVAKRLSAENPDWVMLYQYGNEANALAHYETTGPEILADLPDITHFVAGLGTTGTLMGVGRYLREQRPDVKIVAAEPRYGELVYGLRNIDEGFIPELYDDSVLTTRFSVGSNDALRRTRELLEQEGIFAGISTGGALHAALGMAAKAVKAGERADIAFIVADGGWKYLSTGAYEGTLEEAEARLEGQLWA is encoded by the coding sequence ATGCGCTTCGACTCTCTGCTGGACTCGCTCGGCCGCACCCCGCTGGTGGGGTTGCCCCGGCTGTCCCCGTCGCCCGAGGTGCGGCTGTGGGCCAAGCTGGAGGACCGCAACCCCACCGGCTCGGTCAAGGACCGGCCCGCCTTCTGGATGATCGCCAAGGCCGAGAAGGAGGGGCTGCTGGCCCCGGGCCGGACCATCCTGGAGCCGACGTCCGGCAACACCGGGATCTCGCTGGCGATGGTGGCCCGGCTGCGCGGCTACGACATCGTCTGCGTGATGCCGGAGAACACCTCGTCCGAGCGCCGCCAGCTCCTGGAGATGTGGGGGGCGCGGATCATCTCCTCGCCCGCCGCCGGGGGCTCCAACGAGGCGGTGCGGGTCGCCAAGCGGCTGTCGGCCGAGAACCCCGACTGGGTGATGCTGTACCAGTACGGCAACGAGGCCAACGCGCTGGCGCACTACGAGACCACCGGCCCCGAGATCCTGGCGGATCTGCCGGACATCACCCACTTCGTGGCCGGCCTCGGCACCACCGGGACGCTGATGGGCGTCGGCCGCTACCTGCGCGAGCAGCGGCCGGACGTCAAGATCGTGGCGGCCGAGCCCCGGTACGGCGAGCTGGTGTACGGCCTGCGCAACATCGACGAGGGCTTCATCCCCGAGCTGTACGACGACTCGGTGCTGACCACCCGGTTCTCCGTCGGCTCCAACGACGCGCTGCGCCGTACCCGTGAGCTGCTGGAGCAGGAGGGGATCTTCGCGGGGATCTCCACGGGCGGCGCGCTGCACGCGGCGCTGGGCATGGCCGCCAAGGCCGTCAAGGCGGGGGAGCGGGCCGACATCGCCTTCATCGTCGCCGACGGCGGCTGGAAGTACCTGTCGACGGGCGCCTACGAGGGCACGCTGGAGGAGGCCGAGGCCCGCCTCGAGGGTCAACTCTGGGCGTGA
- a CDS encoding thioesterase family protein produces the protein MGRFGDATAVKEIAEGRYAVELDGGYGIAEALNGGYLLAVLSRAALAASPHAHPVATSAAFLRVAKPGPAEVVVETRRVGRTVAMSRVTLVQNGDALVDAQVTTGTLDADAEPVWEGGAPALPPLEDCVGATPAEVDRGFTDRVDLRFDPATLGWLDGKPSGRPEARAHFRLRDDDHPVDAHVLALAVDALFPVVFNTGAYGWAPTVELTWHMRAVPAPGRLAVHGTGRLVAGGWFDEEIEVRDSAGRLVAQSRQLARAGRGGK, from the coding sequence ATGGGTCGATTCGGAGATGCCACGGCGGTGAAGGAGATCGCCGAGGGACGGTACGCGGTCGAGCTCGACGGGGGCTACGGCATCGCCGAGGCCCTCAACGGCGGCTACCTGCTGGCCGTGCTGTCGCGCGCCGCGCTGGCCGCCTCCCCCCACGCGCACCCCGTGGCGACCAGCGCCGCGTTCCTGCGCGTCGCCAAGCCCGGACCGGCCGAGGTCGTCGTGGAGACCCGCCGCGTGGGCCGCACCGTCGCGATGTCCCGGGTCACCCTCGTGCAGAACGGCGACGCCCTCGTGGACGCGCAGGTGACCACCGGCACGCTCGACGCCGACGCCGAGCCGGTCTGGGAGGGCGGCGCGCCCGCGCTGCCGCCGCTCGAGGACTGCGTCGGCGCGACACCGGCCGAGGTCGACCGGGGGTTCACCGATCGGGTCGACCTGCGTTTCGACCCGGCCACCCTGGGCTGGCTCGACGGCAAGCCCAGCGGACGCCCGGAGGCCCGCGCCCACTTCCGACTGCGCGACGACGACCATCCGGTGGACGCCCACGTGCTGGCGCTGGCCGTGGACGCGCTGTTTCCCGTGGTGTTCAACACCGGCGCGTACGGCTGGGCCCCCACCGTCGAACTCACCTGGCACATGCGCGCCGTCCCCGCCCCCGGCCGGCTCGCCGTGCACGGCACCGGGCGGCTCGTGGCCGGCGGCTGGTTCGACGAGGAGATCGAGGTCCGGGACTCCGCCGGCCGGCTCGTCGCGCAGAGCCGCCAGCTCGCCCGCGCCGGCCGCGGCGGCAAATGA
- the murI gene encoding glutamate racemase — MSDAPIGIFDSGYGGLTVARAILDQLPDEPILYLGDSARQPYGPRPIAEVRAYALEMLDRLVAEGVKLLVIACNSASAAMLRDARERYSVPIVEVIKPATRRAVRATAQGRVGLIATHATVTSRAYDDAFAAAPHVELTSVACPRFVEFVESGVTGGPELLTEARGYLQPIVDAGCDTLILGCTHYPLLTGVISYVVGDGVTLVSSADETAKDVYRVLQDQGLARTRTAAPPVHRFRATGDPAVFARLGRRFLGPEIGLVEAVPGAALTN; from the coding sequence ATGTCTGACGCGCCGATCGGGATATTCGACAGCGGTTACGGGGGTCTCACCGTCGCCCGCGCCATCCTCGATCAACTGCCGGACGAGCCGATCCTCTACCTCGGTGACTCGGCGCGTCAGCCCTACGGTCCACGGCCGATCGCCGAGGTCCGCGCGTACGCCCTGGAGATGCTCGACCGGTTGGTCGCGGAGGGTGTCAAGCTGCTGGTGATCGCCTGCAACAGCGCCAGCGCGGCGATGCTGCGGGACGCACGCGAGCGGTACAGCGTGCCGATCGTGGAGGTCATCAAGCCCGCCACCCGGCGGGCCGTCCGGGCCACCGCCCAAGGGCGGGTCGGACTGATCGCCACCCACGCGACGGTCACCAGCCGCGCCTATGACGACGCCTTCGCCGCGGCCCCGCACGTCGAGCTGACCAGCGTCGCCTGCCCCCGGTTCGTCGAGTTCGTCGAATCCGGGGTCACCGGCGGCCCGGAACTCCTCACCGAGGCCCGGGGCTACCTCCAGCCGATCGTGGACGCCGGCTGCGACACCCTGATCCTCGGGTGCACCCATTACCCGTTGCTGACAGGTGTCATCTCGTACGTCGTCGGGGACGGGGTCACACTGGTCTCGAGTGCCGATGAGACCGCCAAGGACGTTTACCGAGTACTTCAGGACCAGGGTCTGGCCCGTACGCGGACCGCCGCCCCACCCGTGCACCGGTTTCGCGCCACCGGTGATCCCGCGGTCTTCGCGAGGCTGGGACGCCGGTTCCTGGGCCCGGAGATCGGCCTGGTGGAGGCCGTACCGGGCGCCGCCCTGACCAACTGA